From Mytilus edulis chromosome 9, xbMytEdul2.2, whole genome shotgun sequence, the proteins below share one genomic window:
- the LOC139490104 gene encoding uncharacterized protein — translation MEVKGKLYDGHEDLASTSRLLINGNGANKFLDNDLKNIHSIVLKSLKEQGVEGLSTEQLNRQSLLHKDNNSTIRTGTNKKQEVEEGNDTCTKCNQRCKTRSTYCDKGSHWVHYKCQKLSELEIQMAENSNGDEYYECKLCIAAKSNILALEGSTQSHTNAQLLLTEETEAKRGYNTDETLDTSPEEQNCTVCDNILMDPEWDICEQCNSKSHFKCMTEISTAYICIPCIMIEDELQPITQGNDKITASTGICNNTCIKSPMEKSRNKPTSVIASTTTKPKPIPKPRNLKQNQKSSEPEDTILPKPSELRARELKVRKAEEQLKIKEKSLKEVQNDRVLLESRCQQLEARNFELEQTVKLLKRRIESNSNLTIPTLTNTGEPKQGNTDSFQKMKEQLDEKLAKLHTKLSNIVIDEMDRQINKIRLFDDCPHISEERLKATQGTGDEKVPSENKKPQKENVTNTGTKQATQQLTGQPLFLNHIRQNIKEHWLFQTQIHLLGEIHENINYIGKGVDINEPLLPICMPRGYGGVAILWKKEIDHMIRPIELGSERIQCVEIRESNNPNIILTSVYLPAKGSKNHQAEYQDVIDQLYELYQKYNETHKIIIGGDLNEGLNIQTGTKRNLYLRDFIKECNLKYDNKERTFVNSLGQESSEIDYFLHNLPENEFDNKQVLNHVTENTSDHHPIRMSTKFTYESLNNSHAQNSSKIAKRVNWDKVDKEWYSVHINKHIDSLQIRENMKETEIEQATSKLCELLRETANLTSSSKAKFNAKPKLKVWTPEIQIALKIARQKYNVWKHHETTTKAT, via the exons aTGGAGGTCAAGGGGAAATTGtatgacgggcatgaggaccttgcaag TACAAGCAGGCTATTAATTAATGGAAATGGAGCTAACAAATTTCTGGACAATGACTTAAAGAACATACATAGCATTGTACTCAAAAGCCTAAAAGAGCAAGGAGTTGAAGGACTAAGCACAGAACAGCTGAACAGACAAAGCCTCCTACACAAAGACAACAACTCAACCATCAGAACAGGAACTAACAAAAAGCAAGAAGTAGAAGAAGGCAATGACACATGCACTAAATGCAATCAAAGATGCAAAACTAGGAGCACCTACTGCGACAAAGGAAGCCACTGGGTCCACTATAAGTGTCAAAAACTAAGTGAGCTGGAGATCCAGATGGCAGAAAACTCTAATGGTGATGAATATTATGAATGCAAACTCTGCATTGCTGCAAAATCAAATATACTAGCATTAGAAGGAAGTACACAGAGCCACACAAATGCCCAGCTACTGCTTACAGAGGAAACTGAAGCTAAGAGAGGATACAATACAGACGAAACACTCGACACATCTCCAGAAGAGCAAAATTGTACAGTATGCGATAATATACTGATGGATCCTGAATGGGATATATGCGAACAATGCAATAGCAAATCCCACTTCAAGTGTATGACAGAAATAAGCACAGCATACATATGCATTCCCTGTATAATGATCGAAGATGAGTTACAACCTATAACTCAaggaaatgacaaaatcacagcatccactgGTATATGCAACAACACCTGCATTAAAAGCCCAATGGAAAAATCACGTAATAAACCAACGTCTGTGATTGCATCAACAACAACAAAGCCAAAACCAATACCAAAACCTaggaatttaaaacaaaatcagaaaagTTCTGAGCCAGAGGATACAATCTTACCTAAACCGAGTGAATTAAGAGCAAGAGAACTGAAAGTAAGAAAAGCAGaagaacaattaaaaatcaaagaaaagtCACTCAAAGAAGTACAAAACGATAGGGTACTGTTAGAGTCAAGATGCCAACAGCTAGAGGCAAGAAACTTCGAACTAGAGCAGACGGTTAAGCTACTTAAGAGAAGAATAGAGTCTAATAGCAACCTAACCATACCAACGTTGACAAATACTGGCGAACCAAAGCAAGGCAACACAGATAgttttcaaaaaatgaaagaacaacTGGATGAAAAACTAGCAAAGCTACATACCAAACTCTCAAACATTGTGATAGATGAAATGGATCgacaaattaacaaaatcagGCTCTTTGATGACTGCCCGCATATATCTGAAGAAAGATTAAAGGCAACGCAAGGGACGGGAGATGAAAAGGTTCCGAGTGAAAACAAAAAGCCTCAAAAGGAGAATGTTACAAATACAGGTACCAAACAAGCAACACAGCAGTTAACAGGACAACCCCTGTTCTTAAACCACATTCGCCAAAACATCAAG GAACATTGGCTATTTCAAACACAGATTCATCTTCTTGGCGAAattcatgaaaatataaattacatAGGCAAAGGAGTCGATATAAATGAACCACTGTTACCAATATGTATGCCCCGTGGATATGGAGGAGTGGCAATCTTGTGGAAGAAAGAAATTGACCACATGATAAGGCCAATCGAACTAGGGTCAGAAAGGATACAGTGTGTAGAAATAAGGGAAAGTAACAATCCAAACATAATACTAACATCAGTCTATTTGCCAGCAAAAGGAAGTAAAAATCATCAGGCTGAATACCAAGATGTTATCGATCAACTGTACGAACTATATCAAAAGTATAATGAAACACACAAAATCATCATAGGAGGCGACCTAAATGAAGGTCTAAATATACAAACAGGCACGAAGCGCAACCTCTATCTCCGTGATTTCATAAAGGAATGCAACTTGAAATACGATAATAAAGAAAGAACCTTTGTTAACTCACTCGGACAGGAATCATCAGAAATAGACTATTTTCTGCACAACCTACCAGAAAATGAATTTGACAACAAACAAGTACTCAACCACGTGACAGAAAACACATCCGATCATCACCCAATTCGTATGAGTACCAAATTCACTTATGAAAGCTTAAATAACAGTCATGCGCAAAACAGCAGCAAAATTGCAAAAAGAGTTAACTGGGACAAAGTAGACAAAGAATGGTATTCTGTTCACATCAACAAACATATAGACAGCCTCCAAATAAGAGAGAATATGAAAGAAACAGAAATTGAGCAAGCTACATCAAAATTATGTGAACTCCTAAGGGAAACAGCTAACCTAACATCTTCATCAAAGGCGAAATTCAATGCAAAGCCAAAACTAAAAGTGTGGACGCCCGAAATACAAATAGCGTTGAAAATTGCAAGACAAAAATATAATGTTTGGAAACACCACGAGACAACAACAAAAGCAACATAA